Proteins from one Staphylococcus saprophyticus subsp. saprophyticus ATCC 15305 = NCTC 7292 genomic window:
- a CDS encoding DUF368 domain-containing protein produces the protein MSKIKWSNLWKGFAMGTTDLVPGVSGGTIALLLGIYDDFIRSISGLFSKRFWESLKFLLPIGIGMVVAIGLLSKLINYLLSTHTVPTMFFFVGLIGGIIPYLLKTSRFKHTFTTPHYLLLVVGIIVIVMMTVMNSGDKHAGETLSLSTGLILKYFIAGACASSAMLLPGISGSFMLLVFGVYGTIMYAISEFVSLNFAALPILITVGCGVLFGFLCSSKLIQYLLSYYTYLTYALIIGFVIGSLYAVFPGLPSTIMIWIVSIVTLLLGFVISYRLGRLTAD, from the coding sequence ATGTCAAAAATCAAATGGTCAAATCTTTGGAAAGGTTTTGCGATGGGGACGACAGATCTCGTACCTGGTGTTAGTGGTGGTACAATCGCGCTCTTACTGGGTATATACGATGATTTCATACGTTCTATCAGTGGTCTTTTTTCAAAACGTTTTTGGGAAAGTTTAAAGTTTTTACTGCCTATCGGTATCGGCATGGTAGTTGCAATCGGTTTACTTAGTAAACTAATAAACTATTTACTTAGTACGCATACTGTTCCAACAATGTTCTTCTTTGTAGGTTTAATTGGTGGTATCATCCCCTATTTATTAAAAACTTCTCGATTCAAACACACTTTTACAACACCGCATTATTTATTATTAGTTGTAGGCATTATCGTCATAGTAATGATGACTGTGATGAATAGTGGTGATAAGCATGCGGGAGAAACACTATCACTTTCAACAGGCCTTATATTAAAATATTTTATTGCTGGCGCATGTGCTTCAAGTGCGATGTTATTACCAGGCATTTCAGGATCATTTATGTTACTCGTATTCGGTGTTTACGGTACAATCATGTATGCTATTTCTGAATTTGTTTCACTTAACTTTGCAGCCTTACCTATTTTAATCACTGTCGGTTGTGGTGTATTATTTGGATTCTTGTGTTCTAGTAAATTAATCCAATATTTATTGTCTTATTATACTTATTTAACATACGCATTAATCATAGGATTTGTAATTGGTTCACTATATGCTGTATTCCCCGGTTTACCAAGTACAATAATGATTTGGATTGTATCAATCGTTACGCTGTTATTAGGTTTTGTGATCAGTTATAGATTAGGTAGGTTGACCGCCGATTAA